From the Neorhodopirellula lusitana genome, one window contains:
- a CDS encoding glycoside hydrolase family 2 TIM barrel-domain containing protein produces MKQLWIFPLIVVLSQLSTFAQDDWECETTFQQNRLPARATSYSYKTVEDAQAGDRNQSRMRSLNGTWKFQFVERVEDRPTDFVAPDFVADQWSDIPVPSNWELQGHGQSIYTNITYPFTPGIFDPNLKYDWKGPQPPRPPFIYRDNPVGTYLRDFDVPAQWENDSIILHFGGVSSAFYVWVNGKQVGYSQDSCLPAEFDITEYVHPGNNRVAVQVFRWSDGSYLEDQDMWRLSGIQREVLLLAQPKIAINDLDVRTRFDDQLNDATLLIRPSIWVGTNRNDLSGAGANGMGTNHASQPAASLKGWKVTAQLYDAEQHAIIPSPPFASAETIYNERWPARDVTEFAFLKADIPRPRKWSSEDPYLYQLVVSLQDPQGQVVEARSQSIGFRQITISDKSELLVNGEPVKLMGVNRHDHHPVRGKALTREDMRRDVELLKQFNFNAVRTSHYPNDPFFYELCDRYGVYVMDEANIETHHLGGFIPNTPSWTGAILSRVYRMVQRDKNHPSVISWSLGNESGTGPAFAAAAGWIKDFDRSRFIHYEGAQGNPTHPEYVEDNGVGYKSQGWPSMTNGDDRDYVDVISRMYPDLSQLVNMSNNPNLDRPIVMCEYLHAMGNSIGGLGEFWDEIRSAPNLMGGFIWDMIDQGLQKTGPDGQSFYAYGGDFGDVPNDSNFCINGVFASDRTANPHAWECKHVFQPVAFSAADPNTLSNRSVAVQVINRHAFTNLDQYEIRWSVSDDGKVIESGVLPPQDIQPNRTGVVQVPLAGIDMTRRGEVWLRLSVHEKTDRLWCSTGYELAWDQIKLQDGDIPALHVSTSDVAIDITESADRIQVQGETFSLTVDRSNGQLTSYIVNGHEQLAAPMRPNFSRPPIDNDVKAASSADFRKSQSFWKDLPSKMKTESVRVITRNDTSCTIQAIRTFQDKVTLQASYTVFSDGNLMVDVDLDADESLPNLIRLGMTMGVPAQFNRVTYYGRGPWENYPDRKRGALVGLFTAATNSLFHPYVMPQETGNHEDTRWLKLHSTEHETGLQFDGGPTFAFSVWPYSAESIASAHHPFDLTTQGFYTVNIDGLQLGVGGTLSHTLPQYVPGSGPHRLQFQIRASD; encoded by the coding sequence ATGAAACAACTCTGGATCTTTCCTCTGATTGTGGTGCTAAGCCAACTGTCAACGTTCGCGCAAGATGACTGGGAATGCGAAACGACCTTTCAACAAAATCGGCTCCCCGCTCGAGCGACGTCGTACTCATATAAGACCGTCGAAGACGCGCAAGCCGGTGATCGCAATCAATCTCGCATGCGTTCGCTCAACGGAACTTGGAAGTTCCAATTCGTGGAACGCGTCGAGGATCGTCCCACCGATTTCGTTGCACCTGATTTCGTAGCCGATCAGTGGAGCGACATTCCGGTTCCATCGAATTGGGAACTTCAGGGGCACGGGCAATCGATCTACACAAACATCACCTACCCGTTCACGCCCGGCATCTTCGATCCAAACTTAAAGTACGACTGGAAAGGCCCTCAGCCACCCAGGCCGCCCTTCATCTACCGCGACAATCCCGTCGGAACCTACCTACGCGACTTCGATGTGCCAGCGCAATGGGAAAACGATTCGATCATCTTGCACTTCGGTGGTGTTTCATCCGCGTTCTATGTTTGGGTTAATGGCAAACAGGTCGGCTACAGCCAGGATAGTTGTTTGCCAGCGGAGTTTGATATTACCGAGTACGTCCATCCGGGAAACAACCGAGTTGCCGTGCAGGTCTTTCGCTGGAGTGACGGAAGCTATCTGGAAGACCAAGACATGTGGCGGCTCAGTGGCATCCAGCGCGAGGTCCTGTTGCTCGCTCAACCGAAGATCGCCATCAATGACTTGGACGTTCGAACGCGGTTTGATGATCAGCTCAACGATGCCACCCTGCTGATTCGGCCTAGCATCTGGGTTGGCACGAACCGAAATGACTTAAGTGGCGCGGGCGCTAATGGCATGGGCACCAATCACGCGAGCCAACCTGCCGCATCGCTGAAAGGCTGGAAGGTCACCGCCCAGCTTTATGATGCAGAGCAGCACGCGATCATCCCGTCGCCGCCATTCGCTTCCGCTGAAACCATTTACAACGAACGCTGGCCAGCACGCGATGTCACCGAATTCGCCTTCTTGAAGGCCGATATTCCTCGACCTCGCAAGTGGTCCAGCGAAGATCCATACCTGTATCAACTGGTGGTGTCCTTGCAAGATCCGCAAGGCCAGGTTGTCGAAGCACGCAGTCAATCGATTGGGTTTCGTCAAATCACAATCAGCGACAAAAGCGAACTGCTAGTCAACGGCGAACCCGTCAAGTTGATGGGCGTCAACCGACACGATCATCACCCAGTCCGCGGCAAGGCGTTGACTCGAGAAGACATGCGCCGCGATGTCGAGTTGCTGAAGCAGTTCAACTTCAATGCCGTTCGCACTTCGCATTATCCCAACGATCCCTTTTTCTATGAGCTTTGCGATCGGTACGGCGTCTATGTCATGGACGAAGCCAATATCGAAACTCACCACTTGGGCGGCTTCATCCCCAACACCCCGTCCTGGACCGGCGCGATCCTGAGCCGGGTCTACCGGATGGTCCAGCGAGATAAGAACCACCCCAGCGTGATCTCGTGGTCCCTTGGGAACGAATCAGGAACCGGCCCCGCATTCGCAGCCGCGGCTGGATGGATCAAGGACTTCGATCGTTCGCGGTTCATTCACTACGAAGGAGCGCAGGGGAATCCAACGCACCCCGAATACGTGGAAGACAACGGTGTGGGTTACAAGTCCCAAGGCTGGCCGTCGATGACCAACGGTGACGATCGCGACTATGTGGATGTGATCAGTCGCATGTACCCGGACCTAAGTCAGCTAGTGAACATGTCCAACAATCCCAATCTGGATCGCCCCATTGTGATGTGTGAGTACCTGCACGCGATGGGAAATTCAATCGGCGGCTTAGGCGAGTTTTGGGACGAGATTCGCTCGGCACCGAATCTGATGGGCGGATTCATTTGGGACATGATTGACCAAGGCCTTCAAAAGACCGGCCCGGATGGTCAATCGTTCTACGCGTATGGAGGTGACTTCGGCGATGTCCCCAACGACAGCAACTTTTGCATCAATGGCGTTTTCGCATCCGACCGCACCGCCAACCCTCACGCGTGGGAATGCAAGCATGTCTTCCAGCCTGTCGCGTTTTCCGCAGCGGATCCAAACACCCTCAGCAATCGTTCGGTCGCTGTTCAAGTGATCAATCGCCACGCCTTCACCAATCTGGATCAGTACGAGATCCGGTGGTCGGTTTCCGACGACGGAAAAGTGATTGAGTCCGGCGTGTTGCCACCGCAAGACATCCAACCCAACCGCACTGGCGTGGTTCAGGTTCCGCTCGCAGGCATCGACATGACTCGTCGAGGCGAAGTGTGGCTGCGTTTGAGCGTCCACGAAAAAACGGATCGCCTTTGGTGCTCCACAGGATACGAATTGGCCTGGGACCAAATCAAATTACAAGACGGCGATATCCCGGCGCTGCACGTCTCGACATCCGACGTTGCAATTGACATCACCGAATCCGCGGATCGTATTCAGGTCCAAGGCGAGACCTTCTCCTTAACCGTGGACAGATCCAACGGACAGTTAACGTCTTACATTGTCAACGGCCACGAACAACTGGCCGCGCCAATGCGGCCAAACTTTTCGCGACCGCCAATCGACAATGACGTCAAAGCGGCTAGCTCAGCAGACTTTCGAAAGTCGCAATCCTTTTGGAAAGACTTACCCTCCAAAATGAAAACGGAATCCGTTCGCGTCATCACCCGCAACGACACTTCTTGCACGATCCAAGCAATCAGAACGTTCCAGGACAAAGTCACCCTGCAAGCTTCGTACACCGTCTTCAGTGACGGCAACTTGATGGTTGACGTTGATCTGGATGCAGACGAATCGCTCCCCAATCTGATTCGACTTGGAATGACGATGGGCGTGCCAGCTCAATTTAACCGGGTCACGTACTACGGTCGCGGTCCATGGGAAAACTACCCCGACCGAAAACGCGGCGCGTTGGTTGGGCTTTTCACGGCGGCTACCAATTCACTTTTCCACCCGTATGTCATGCCACAAGAAACCGGCAACCACGAGGACACGCGTTGGCTGAAACTGCACTCAACCGAACACGAAACGGGATTGCAATTTGACGGCGGCCCTACGTTCGCATTCTCCGTTTGGCCGTACAGCGCGGAATCAATCGCCAGTGCGCATCACCCCTTCGACTTAACCACGCAAGGCTTCTACACCGTCAACATTGATGGATTGCAACTGGGCGTCGGCGGGACCCTCTCCCACACGCTGCCGCAGTATGTGCCGGGATCGGGACCACATCGCTTGCAATTCCAGATTCGAGCTAGCGACTGA
- a CDS encoding multiheme c-type cytochrome: protein MVSGIWILTRSAAIPNGDGFADLTSWQDEVLPVTSWSPDEAFHTNGSTQGYIGSEKCRRCHEDQFKSYSLTAHSRSFSSTDPNGAPENAGFEHPRSSRRYRVFRDEGKLIHQETLVGIDGSDLAVTSLPIRYTVGSGTHALTFLSESSGFYLESPVSWFRGTGWAMSPGYDSPSHPSFSRVVDQNCLFCHVGMIEQSKSNEGKFRVVEQSIGCERCHGPGAAHADRHETSGIAVSDTFSGVDPIVNPAELSRDLSEAICQQCHLQAAVYANGPGQTVWDYRPGQPVSATRTDFQFQDNTQFDVAGHVEQMHGSECYLKSETLTCITCHDPHHQPPQGDLNSHYRDVCVQCHQPNACGIELEARNQANHNSCHECHMPKQPIGNVHSSLHQHRIGVYPENVLAVKGSSNNKGETKLVPIVNEGEIPQKEMDRRLVLAIDATLQSGTPFERIQTQAGWSVKEAFRLASVSEPDVAVQAMAARRAMTLGQPQVAVALAQRVAESSKRGSRQSITALEILAEQTLIQEDNPTALQLYRELTALRMVPNDWYIRGICERNAGNVDEAIDSFRRALAIKPDLVLAHQALQSMFANTDSKLADTHFRLWRALERLERKSSVGANSK from the coding sequence TTGGTCTCGGGGATTTGGATTCTGACGCGTTCCGCAGCAATCCCAAACGGGGACGGATTCGCCGACCTGACTAGCTGGCAAGACGAAGTTTTGCCGGTGACTTCCTGGTCTCCCGACGAAGCATTTCACACCAATGGGTCAACTCAAGGCTATATCGGATCGGAAAAGTGTCGGCGGTGTCATGAGGATCAATTCAAGTCCTATTCGCTAACCGCCCATAGCCGCTCGTTCTCATCAACGGATCCCAACGGGGCTCCCGAAAATGCCGGATTCGAGCACCCAAGGTCGTCAAGACGCTACCGGGTCTTCCGCGACGAAGGCAAGTTGATCCATCAGGAAACGCTGGTTGGCATCGATGGCTCCGATCTTGCGGTCACCTCGTTACCAATCCGGTACACCGTGGGCTCCGGCACCCACGCGTTGACTTTTTTGAGTGAGTCCTCAGGCTTCTATTTAGAGTCGCCGGTCAGCTGGTTTCGAGGCACCGGTTGGGCGATGTCGCCGGGCTACGACTCGCCGTCACACCCTTCCTTTTCTCGTGTAGTGGACCAAAACTGTCTTTTTTGCCATGTGGGCATGATCGAGCAATCGAAATCGAATGAAGGAAAGTTTCGCGTTGTCGAACAGTCCATCGGCTGTGAACGCTGCCATGGTCCGGGCGCCGCTCATGCCGATCGGCATGAAACATCCGGGATCGCCGTCAGCGACACGTTCAGTGGTGTTGATCCAATCGTGAACCCAGCGGAGTTATCACGTGATCTGTCCGAAGCGATTTGCCAGCAGTGTCATTTGCAGGCTGCTGTGTATGCCAACGGACCTGGTCAAACGGTATGGGACTATCGTCCAGGGCAGCCCGTTTCAGCGACGCGAACTGATTTTCAGTTCCAAGACAACACCCAGTTCGATGTGGCTGGGCATGTCGAGCAAATGCACGGCAGCGAGTGTTACCTGAAGTCGGAAACCTTGACCTGCATCACGTGTCATGATCCTCATCATCAACCTCCCCAAGGCGATCTGAACTCACACTATCGCGACGTGTGTGTGCAATGTCACCAGCCGAATGCATGTGGAATCGAATTGGAAGCACGGAACCAAGCGAACCACAACAGTTGCCATGAGTGTCATATGCCCAAGCAACCGATCGGCAACGTTCACTCGTCGCTTCACCAGCACCGCATTGGGGTCTACCCGGAAAACGTCCTTGCGGTAAAAGGCAGCTCGAACAACAAGGGGGAAACCAAATTAGTGCCAATCGTGAACGAGGGCGAAATCCCCCAAAAGGAAATGGATCGACGGCTTGTGTTGGCGATCGATGCCACGCTGCAATCGGGAACGCCATTCGAGCGGATCCAAACCCAGGCTGGGTGGTCCGTGAAAGAAGCCTTCCGCTTGGCTTCCGTTTCTGAACCCGATGTCGCCGTGCAAGCCATGGCCGCTCGGCGCGCAATGACGCTCGGCCAACCTCAAGTCGCAGTGGCGTTAGCACAGCGAGTCGCCGAGTCCAGTAAACGTGGCAGCCGGCAATCCATCACGGCACTGGAAATCCTTGCCGAACAGACTCTGATTCAAGAAGACAACCCAACCGCACTGCAGCTCTACCGCGAATTGACGGCGCTGCGGATGGTACCGAACGATTGGTACATCCGAGGAATTTGCGAACGCAACGCGGGGAATGTTGACGAGGCGATCGATTCGTTTCGACGAGCTTTAGCGATCAAACCCGATCTCGTGCTCGCTCATCAAGCACTGCAATCGATGTTCGCTAACACGGATAGCAAGCTGGCTGACACGCACTTTCGATTATGGCGGGCGTTGGAAAGACTCGAGCGAAAATCATCCGTCGGAGCGAATTCGAAATAG
- a CDS encoding glycoside hydrolase family 117 protein, which yields MSIRLIMITALVLCGGIFSAFAEEPSVFPYGSIPETKPDVPLSKAMQRVYDGPYTGIDNARNELFTNFKYTPLKGFDYHGHDGTVSRRDATKVIRANGKYYVWYTHRQTPTPPNYDGGANETIPSRDWDLSEIWYATSDDGFTWEEQGVAVKRMKKPHAGWRSVSTPDILVWKGKYYLYYQAYLLMPGSRLSSATNGDDCPVSVSESDSPDGPWIPSNKIVVENGPPGSWDQYVIHDPYPLVYNGQIYLYYKGEMGGDPAVRAQGLAIADHPLGPFKKHPQNPVINSGHETSLFPFKTGIAALVSRHGLEHNTIQYSPDGVNFDVAAITGLMPIAPAAYVADAFTDTRDGRGITWGICHFRNLKRDEGKSHSMLARFDCDLSLDVNDVEMKETDIFNDPDIYFKFKLSETQRERIQNTVPQKSH from the coding sequence ATGTCGATTCGATTGATCATGATTACCGCACTTGTTTTGTGCGGCGGGATCTTCTCAGCGTTCGCCGAAGAGCCTTCGGTGTTTCCATACGGTTCCATTCCCGAGACAAAACCCGATGTGCCGCTCAGCAAAGCGATGCAGCGAGTTTACGATGGCCCGTATACCGGCATCGATAATGCACGCAACGAACTGTTCACGAACTTCAAGTACACACCGCTGAAAGGATTCGACTACCACGGCCACGACGGCACCGTTTCCCGCCGCGATGCGACCAAGGTGATCCGAGCCAACGGTAAGTACTACGTTTGGTACACGCACCGGCAGACACCCACGCCCCCCAACTACGACGGTGGGGCGAACGAAACGATTCCGTCACGCGACTGGGACCTTTCAGAAATCTGGTATGCGACCAGTGACGATGGATTCACGTGGGAAGAACAAGGCGTAGCAGTCAAGCGAATGAAAAAACCGCACGCTGGCTGGCGATCGGTCTCGACACCTGACATTCTGGTGTGGAAGGGGAAGTACTACCTGTACTACCAAGCCTACCTGCTCATGCCCGGCAGCCGCTTATCCAGTGCAACCAATGGTGACGATTGCCCTGTATCGGTTTCCGAGTCGGATTCCCCGGATGGCCCATGGATACCATCCAATAAGATTGTCGTGGAAAACGGGCCGCCGGGATCATGGGACCAATACGTGATCCACGATCCATATCCTCTGGTCTACAACGGCCAAATCTATCTGTACTACAAAGGTGAGATGGGTGGTGATCCAGCCGTCCGCGCCCAAGGACTCGCGATCGCTGATCATCCGCTCGGCCCATTCAAGAAGCACCCCCAAAACCCGGTAATCAACTCAGGGCATGAGACATCCCTGTTTCCGTTCAAGACCGGAATCGCTGCCTTGGTCAGCCGTCATGGGCTGGAACACAACACGATCCAGTATTCACCTGACGGAGTGAACTTCGATGTCGCGGCGATCACGGGGCTAATGCCGATTGCCCCCGCCGCCTACGTTGCCGATGCGTTCACTGACACGCGGGATGGACGAGGAATCACCTGGGGCATTTGCCACTTCCGCAACCTCAAACGGGATGAAGGCAAAAGCCACAGCATGCTAGCGAGATTCGATTGCGACCTAAGTCTGGACGTGAACGACGTTGAAATGAAAGAGACTGACATCTTCAACGATCCCGATATCTACTTCAAGTTCAAGCTAAGCGAAACGCAAAGAGAGCGAATCCAGAACACGGTCCCGCAAAAAAGTCACTAG
- a CDS encoding sulfatase: MRLLVLAIALLSSAISGFAAPPNIVLIISDDAGYADFGFHGSKVMRTPHLDKLAEQSMRFEQAYVTAAVCGPSRAGLFTGRYQQRFGFEENNVPGYMSESCLPDDEMGLPLDQTTVADHMKTLGYRTALIGKWHQGNADRFHPLKRGFDEFYGFRGGARSYFALRDAEKLTRKEDRMERGFGEFTEPDRYATDVFADETIAFIERNRDVPFFVVLSFNAVHAPMQGEAEDLKQFPELSGKRKQLAAMTLAMDRGCGNVLKCLTKLGLEENTMVVFTNDNGGPSDSNASINTPLSGTKANHLEGGIRVPFLMRWPGVTPAGSVYPHPISTLDLLPTFVSAGGGDVASLKQIDGVDLHPHLTGNEEDRPHQTLYWKKESRGAIRDGDWKLLRFPDRPAELYDLRNDISEHNNLAEKYPDRVRAMYKQLFDWELTLDRPRWQLKRQYEGAAMKRMDDYRN, from the coding sequence ATGCGTTTGCTCGTTCTCGCCATAGCGTTACTTAGCTCAGCCATCTCTGGATTCGCGGCGCCGCCCAACATCGTGCTGATCATCTCCGATGACGCGGGCTATGCCGACTTTGGTTTTCATGGCAGCAAAGTCATGCGGACGCCGCACCTGGACAAACTTGCCGAACAGAGCATGCGGTTTGAACAAGCGTATGTGACCGCCGCGGTATGCGGTCCTTCCCGTGCCGGCCTCTTCACCGGTCGTTACCAACAGCGGTTTGGTTTTGAAGAGAACAACGTGCCGGGCTACATGAGCGAGTCGTGTTTGCCCGACGATGAGATGGGTTTACCGCTGGATCAAACCACAGTCGCTGATCACATGAAAACACTCGGGTATCGAACCGCGTTGATTGGCAAATGGCACCAAGGGAACGCAGATCGTTTTCATCCGCTGAAACGAGGCTTTGATGAGTTCTACGGATTCCGGGGTGGAGCCCGAAGCTACTTTGCGTTGCGAGACGCCGAAAAACTGACTCGCAAGGAAGATCGCATGGAGCGTGGCTTTGGCGAGTTCACCGAACCGGATCGCTACGCGACGGACGTCTTCGCCGATGAAACAATCGCCTTCATCGAGCGAAACCGAGATGTCCCCTTTTTCGTCGTGCTGTCCTTCAACGCCGTACACGCACCGATGCAAGGCGAAGCCGAAGACTTGAAACAGTTCCCGGAACTATCCGGCAAACGCAAGCAACTTGCGGCGATGACGCTTGCCATGGATCGAGGGTGCGGAAACGTCTTGAAATGTCTTACCAAGCTGGGCCTCGAAGAGAACACGATGGTCGTTTTCACCAACGACAATGGCGGACCAAGCGACAGCAACGCCTCGATCAACACACCTCTCAGTGGCACCAAGGCAAATCATTTGGAAGGTGGAATTCGCGTGCCGTTCCTAATGCGATGGCCTGGGGTAACACCGGCGGGTTCGGTTTATCCGCATCCGATCAGCACACTTGATTTGCTACCCACCTTCGTCAGTGCGGGCGGCGGTGATGTGGCTTCGCTGAAACAAATCGATGGGGTCGATCTGCATCCGCACCTTACCGGGAACGAGGAAGATCGTCCGCATCAAACCTTGTACTGGAAAAAGGAATCACGGGGCGCAATCCGCGATGGAGACTGGAAGCTACTCCGATTCCCTGACCGTCCAGCTGAACTCTACGACCTCCGCAACGACATTTCGGAACACAACAACCTCGCTGAAAAATACCCGGACCGGGTGCGAGCGATGTACAAGCAACTGTTCGACTGGGAACTCACGCTCGATCGCCCACGCTGGCAACTGAAGCGGCAATACGAAGGGGCCGCCATGAAACGCATGGACGACTATCGAAACTAA
- a CDS encoding DUF1559 domain-containing protein, whose protein sequence is MRRSTRRGFTLVELLVVIAIIGVLVGLLLPAVQAAREAARRMSCSNNFKQLGLAVHNYHSAFKALPMNGAGTHRTTPQWIWDDGPTTRNNSMLSVFVGLLPFMEQQALWEQIANPLAVNADKTTKSPPWPAMGPTPAHDTYGPWGTNIPTLRCPSDPGTGLPSLGRTNYAVCQGDSIFSSNTGALGQVMQKVSSYAERSRASDRGAFVAHNQSKFRDILDGLANTIIMGEIATDLGDRDARTSPKLTTIHVEDAGSIALNPSTCLTGTDPERPLFWASGTNDMATSSAISGRGYRWASYFGVFSAMHTVLPPNSPSCASNSRAVHGPGTSDGRTESWGEASGTPSHAQGIFSASSRHQGGCHVLMGDGAVKFVTDSIEAGSNTTRMVGVAGTVGPPSTTPGSASPYGLWGALGTRASKEVIEEEF, encoded by the coding sequence ATGAGACGCTCGACTCGTCGCGGTTTTACGCTTGTAGAACTTCTCGTCGTCATCGCAATTATCGGCGTATTGGTAGGTTTGCTTTTACCCGCTGTTCAGGCAGCTCGTGAAGCAGCTCGTCGCATGAGCTGCAGCAACAATTTCAAGCAGCTTGGGCTTGCTGTGCACAACTACCACAGTGCCTTCAAAGCTCTCCCAATGAACGGAGCCGGCACGCACAGAACCACTCCACAGTGGATCTGGGACGATGGCCCCACCACCCGCAACAACTCCATGTTGAGCGTGTTCGTTGGATTGCTTCCATTCATGGAACAACAAGCTCTGTGGGAGCAGATCGCCAACCCGCTTGCAGTTAATGCAGACAAAACCACTAAAAGCCCACCCTGGCCAGCAATGGGACCGACTCCAGCGCATGACACTTACGGACCTTGGGGAACCAACATCCCAACGCTTCGCTGCCCAAGTGATCCAGGAACCGGTTTGCCTTCGCTAGGACGTACCAACTATGCCGTTTGCCAAGGGGATAGCATTTTCTCTAGCAACACTGGTGCACTCGGCCAGGTCATGCAAAAGGTTTCGAGCTATGCCGAACGCTCTCGAGCATCGGACCGTGGTGCTTTCGTTGCGCACAACCAATCCAAGTTCCGTGACATCCTTGATGGCCTTGCGAACACAATCATCATGGGTGAAATCGCAACCGATTTGGGCGACCGAGATGCTCGGACCAGTCCTAAGCTGACAACCATTCATGTGGAAGACGCGGGCAGTATCGCTTTGAATCCTTCCACATGCCTTACGGGAACCGATCCAGAACGTCCGCTGTTTTGGGCGAGCGGAACCAACGACATGGCCACATCCAGTGCGATTTCGGGTCGTGGCTACCGCTGGGCGTCTTACTTCGGCGTGTTCTCGGCAATGCACACTGTCTTGCCTCCCAACTCACCTTCCTGTGCAAGCAACTCGCGGGCAGTTCATGGCCCCGGCACGTCCGACGGCAGGACGGAATCTTGGGGCGAGGCCTCTGGAACCCCAAGCCATGCTCAGGGAATTTTCAGCGCCAGCAGTCGCCACCAAGGCGGATGCCATGTGTTGATGGGTGACGGTGCCGTGAAGTTCGTCACCGATTCGATCGAAGCGGGTAGCAACACCACTCGAATGGTCGGCGTCGCTGGTACGGTTGGACCTCCATCGACAACTCCCGGTTCCGCAAGTCCTTACGGGCTTTGGGGTGCACTGGGTACTCGAGCTTCGAAAGAAGTCATTGAAGAAGAATTCTAG